The Anaerolineae bacterium genomic interval TGACGAATTTCTATCTGATAATTGGGAGAAGTTCTGTTAATTAGGAATGCTAGCCAACACCGTTTCCAGCGGGGGGCGGGGTCGTTGTGCCGCCCAAAGGAATTCAATGCAATAAGCGGGTTCTGGGCTTTGGCTTTTTTCGGTAAAATCCACTCTGCCCACCGCTTAGATCACCCATTAACCCGATGTCATTGGTATGGGACGAGTGGAAGCTAATACGTAATGAGTAAATTGACAGCACAAACTCCGACAGAAGTAATGCGGGCGTTCTAAGGAGGCAAAATCTTGAATCTTCAAACCATCGATGGGATAGATCTTAGAATACTAGAACAATATGAGGAGAAAACATGTGCAACTGGTTTTCTCCTGCGGTTCAATGTATCTAAAACTGCACTAAAGAGAATAGCTAAAGCCTACAATCATTGGATTATCACATTCTCTGGAGGAAAGGACTCGACCACCACACTGATCACGGCACTGGAGACAGCGTTGGAACTTGGAGATGAAATAGAACGTCTCGATGTTGTATATGCTGACACTAGGGTGGAAATTCCAGTTATGCAACAATACGCATTGACTTTTGTGCAATTCCTTCAAAAGTTTGATAGAGTCCGAAGCTTGCCGCTGCATTGTCATGTGGTTTATCCTACTACAGAAGAAAGTTTCTGGGTGTGTTTGCTCGGTAAAGGGTATCCGCCTCCACATCAACGATTCCGATGGTGTACTCGGCGGCTGAAAATAGAGCCTGTAGAGCATGCCCTAAAGTCATTTGTTCGACCCGACAGAACAGCGATTCTCACCGGGGTGAGGTTTGGTGAATCTCAAGCAAGAGACGCAGGGCTTTATCAATCATGTAGGCGAGGGGGTGAATGCGGCCAGGGCGTATGGTTCGAGTACAGTTCTCGACTTCAAGCAGCATATGTAGCTCCTATAGTTGATTGGAAGGAATGTGATGTCTGGGATTTCCTGAATTTTTACGCACCCATATTAGGATACCCCACCGATCATCTCGAAGGAATCCTCTATAACGGTCGTGAGACCCGTTTTGGGTGCTGGATGTGTACGGTGGTAAAACAAGACAAGGCTATGATGAAAATCACTTCATTGCCGGAATGGTCTCATCTAAAACCCCTGCTTGATTTTCGTCAACGTGTCAAAGAACTTACAGCTCATATCGACTCACGAGTTCTGCGTCCGAATGGGAAACCAGGACGATTAACTTTACAAGTGCGCAAGCAGTTGTTGGGAGA includes:
- a CDS encoding 3'-phosphoadenosine 5'-phosphosulfate sulfurtransferase DndC, with product MNLQTIDGIDLRILEQYEEKTCATGFLLRFNVSKTALKRIAKAYNHWIITFSGGKDSTTTLITALETALELGDEIERLDVVYADTRVEIPVMQQYALTFVQFLQKFDRVRSLPLHCHVVYPTTEESFWVCLLGKGYPPPHQRFRWCTRRLKIEPVEHALKSFVRPDRTAILTGVRFGESQARDAGLYQSCRRGGECGQGVWFEYSSRLQAAYVAPIVDWKECDVWDFLNFYAPILGYPTDHLEGILYNGRETRFGCWMCTVVKQDKAMMKITSLPEWSHLKPLLDFRQRVKELTAHIDSRVLRPNGKPGRLTLQVRKQLLGELIDLQEKLGMSLISDEEVKAINLLWCNGKYS